GCATGGCCGAGCTCGCCAAGGGCCAGATCCTGCGGCTCTCGGTGGACTCGGACAAGTACTCGAATGCGCGGTTTGGCGACACAGACCTGGTGGATGTCAGCGCTACGTGGAACGAGGAAACGGGCCGCGTGGCACTCTTCTTCGCGAACCGCGGCTTGGAAGAAGCGGCCGACGTCGAGGTTGCCCTGCGCGGTCTCGACGCCCGCCAGGTGATCCGCGCCGAAGTCCTCGAAATTCCTGAGGGCGGCGACCGCTTGACCATCAACACCCAGGACCAGCCGGGCCGTGTTGGCCTGACGGCCCTGGACGGTGTGAAGGCGACTGGTTCCGAACTCCGCCTGACGCTGCCCGCCCTGTCCTGGGCCGTCGTCGAGCTTGACGTGGTGAAAGGCTAGTCGCTTACCCAACTGAGTAACAGCAAACGTCGCTATGAGCACTCATAGCGACGTTTGCTGTTACCTGGTTGGGTTAACGCACGACGGCGGTTGGCTGGCTAGATCGCGCAGCCGTCGGGCCCGCAGGCCTCGGCGTCCGAGGCGCCCACCGGGATCAGGGGGTTGGCTTCCTGCCAGGCCTGGTTCAGGGCCTCGCTGAAAAGTTCGGCAGGCTGGGCGCCGGAGATGCCGTACTTGCGGTCGATGACGAAGAACGGGACGCCGGTGACGCCGATGGCGCGGGCCTCATTGATGTCCTGGTTGACCTCTTCGGCAAACTTGTCGGAAGTGAAGAGCTCTGCCACTTCGTCGGACGGCAGCCCGAGCGTCGCACCGAGTTCCGTGAGGTATTCCTGGTTGCCGATGTCCTTGCCATGCTCAAAGTGGTCGCTGAGCAACTGCTCCTTGGCTGCGTCCTGGCGGCCGTGGGAAGCGGCAAGGTGGATGAGGCGGTGAGCGGTGAAACTGTTGGCCACCACCACCTTGTCGAAGTGATAGTCCAGGCCTTCGCCCTTGGCAGTCTCGGTGACGTGGGCGAACATCTGCTTGACCTGCTCTGGAGCCATACCCTTGCGCTTGCTCAGGTAATCCAGCTCCGTTCCGTCGTAGTGCTCCGGAAGGGAGGGGTCCAGCTGGTAGCTCTTCCACTCGATGTCCACCGAATCACGGTGCGGGAACTGTGTCAGCGCGGTCTCGAAACGGCGCTTGCCGATGTAGCACCACGG
Above is a genomic segment from Arthrobacter sp. YN containing:
- a CDS encoding DsbA family oxidoreductase codes for the protein MKIEIWSDVACPWCYIGKRRFETALTQFPHRDSVDIEWKSYQLDPSLPEHYDGTELDYLSKRKGMAPEQVKQMFAHVTETAKGEGLDYHFDKVVVANSFTAHRLIHLAASHGRQDAAKEQLLSDHFEHGKDIGNQEYLTELGATLGLPSDEVAELFTSDKFAEEVNQDINEARAIGVTGVPFFVIDRKYGISGAQPAELFSEALNQAWQEANPLIPVGASDAEACGPDGCAI